From Candidatus Methylomirabilota bacterium, one genomic window encodes:
- a CDS encoding molybdopterin-dependent oxidoreductase → MTQTIRTACAHDCPDQCSLVATVEDGRLLKLQGDPDHPMTQGFACAKVNREHELVHSPERVLRPQRRVGAKGEGRFAPVSWDEALGEIVERWRRIIAEDGPLALLGYAYSAHQGQLNRGLMLGLFHALGSTRLQAGTVCDTCAEAGWDAACGSVGGSDPESVVDSDLIIAWGADLLTTNVHIWPLLERARAKGATLVVIEPRRSATAARADWHLRVNVGTDAALALGVMQVLVREGLCDRAYLAQHTVGFERLEAEVLPRFTPERVAEITGVSPADLERLARLYGRARAPFIRLGEGMSRSTQGGQAVRAVALLPGVVGAYAKPGGGALLMTAAGFGFDSSAIRKPSGPAATRLVNHSRLGEALLTLQDPPIHALFVAANNPAVTCPDAAAVRRGLAREDLFTVVHDPFLSDTARYADFVLPAATHYESEDLVRAYGTYWVQFIPQVVPPQGEAWPNRRLAQELARRLGLQDPVFSMDTDALLRAFFRNARGPAARLDPAALRSAGSIKAGEPLAVGPGRRFGTPSGRLEFYSASLAAQGLPAMPDWEADPDEAAQAARYPLRLLTAPGYFQAHTAYAGVAALRKKAGPPECVLHPDDAKARGLRNGAPVELFNDVGTATFTLRVSDETQRGVAFVPGQRPSGEAHAGTINNLCSTRYSDMGEGATYQSTRLDARRPLSGP, encoded by the coding sequence GTGACCCAGACCATCCGCACCGCCTGCGCGCACGACTGCCCCGATCAGTGCTCGCTCGTCGCCACCGTCGAGGACGGGCGTCTCCTCAAGCTCCAGGGCGATCCCGATCATCCGATGACGCAGGGCTTCGCCTGCGCAAAGGTGAATCGCGAGCACGAGCTGGTGCACTCGCCCGAGCGCGTGCTGCGTCCGCAGCGCCGCGTCGGCGCCAAGGGCGAGGGGCGCTTCGCGCCGGTGTCGTGGGACGAGGCTCTGGGCGAGATCGTGGAGCGGTGGCGACGCATCATCGCCGAGGACGGCCCGCTCGCGCTCCTCGGCTACGCCTACAGCGCCCATCAGGGCCAGCTCAATCGCGGCCTGATGCTCGGCCTCTTCCACGCCCTCGGCTCCACGCGGCTCCAGGCCGGCACGGTCTGCGACACCTGCGCGGAAGCGGGCTGGGATGCCGCGTGCGGGAGCGTCGGCGGCTCCGACCCGGAGAGCGTGGTGGACTCCGACCTCATCATCGCTTGGGGCGCGGACCTCCTCACCACCAACGTGCACATCTGGCCGCTGCTCGAGCGGGCGCGCGCCAAGGGCGCGACCCTCGTCGTCATCGAGCCGCGGCGCAGCGCCACCGCCGCGCGCGCCGACTGGCATCTGCGGGTGAACGTGGGCACCGACGCCGCGCTCGCCCTGGGCGTGATGCAGGTGCTCGTTCGTGAGGGGCTCTGCGATCGCGCCTATCTGGCGCAGCACACCGTGGGGTTCGAGCGATTGGAGGCGGAAGTCCTGCCGCGCTTCACTCCCGAGCGTGTCGCCGAGATCACCGGGGTGTCCCCGGCCGATCTCGAGCGGCTCGCGCGCCTGTACGGGCGTGCGCGGGCGCCGTTCATCCGCCTGGGCGAGGGGATGTCGCGCTCGACGCAGGGCGGCCAGGCGGTGCGCGCGGTGGCGCTGCTCCCGGGCGTGGTGGGCGCCTACGCCAAGCCGGGCGGCGGCGCGCTCCTCATGACCGCGGCGGGCTTCGGGTTCGACTCGAGCGCGATCCGTAAGCCCTCGGGTCCCGCGGCGACCCGGCTCGTCAACCACTCACGCCTGGGCGAGGCGCTGCTCACGCTCCAGGATCCGCCCATCCACGCGCTGTTCGTGGCCGCCAACAACCCCGCGGTGACGTGCCCGGACGCGGCGGCGGTGCGGCGTGGGCTCGCGCGCGAGGATCTCTTCACGGTGGTGCACGATCCATTCCTCTCGGACACCGCGCGCTATGCGGACTTCGTCCTGCCCGCGGCCACCCACTACGAGAGCGAGGATTTGGTTCGCGCCTACGGCACGTATTGGGTACAGTTCATTCCCCAGGTGGTGCCGCCGCAGGGAGAGGCGTGGCCCAATCGCCGGCTCGCGCAGGAGCTGGCCCGGCGCCTTGGCCTTCAGGATCCGGTGTTTTCCATGGACACCGATGCGCTGCTGCGCGCCTTCTTCCGGAACGCCAGGGGGCCGGCGGCGCGCCTCGATCCCGCCGCGCTCCGCAGCGCCGGCTCAATCAAGGCGGGCGAGCCGCTCGCGGTCGGACCGGGCCGGCGCTTCGGCACGCCCTCCGGCCGGCTCGAGTTCTACTCGGCGTCCCTCGCCGCGCAGGGCCTCCCGGCCATGCCGGACTGGGAGGCCGATCCGGACGAGGCCGCGCAGGCGGCGCGCTATCCGCTGCGCCTCCTCACCGCGCCGGGCTACTTCCAGGCCCACACCGCCTATGCCGGCGTGGCCGCCCTGCGGAAGAAGGCGGGGCCGCCCGAGTGCGTGCTCCATCCCGACGACGCGAAGGCGCGCGGCCTGCGCAACGGCGCGCCGGTGGAGCTCTTCAATGACGTGGGCACGGCGACGTTCACACTCAGGGTGAGCGACGAGACCCAGCGCGGGGTGGCCTTCGTGCCCGGGCAGCGCCCCTCGGGCGAGGCGCACGCGGGCACCATCAACAACCTCTGCTCCACGCGCTATAGCGACATGGGCGAGGGCGCGACCTACCAGAGCACGCGCCTCGACGCGCGCCGTCCGCTCAGCGGCCCTTGA
- a CDS encoding winged helix-turn-helix domain-containing protein, with translation MRDTDMLSGVAGLLGEPARTRILTALLGGCALTAKELAYFAGVGAPTASSHLSRLVGGDLLVMEKQGRCHYYRIKSAEVAHAIEGLMVVASAPRQSWPPNHRVEPALRDARLCYDHLAGRLGVALCDMLQRRGHVVLMDEGGEVTPSGARFLTGLGVDLPGARRARRHYCRGCIDWTERRHHISGAVGAALAATFLERRWIVRVPDSRVLTVTARGREKLAELKVADYAGAPAPPRLRVVAGRA, from the coding sequence ATGCGCGATACCGACATGCTGTCCGGCGTGGCCGGCCTCCTCGGCGAGCCTGCGCGCACGCGCATCCTGACCGCCCTGCTCGGCGGCTGCGCGCTCACCGCGAAGGAACTCGCCTACTTCGCGGGGGTCGGTGCACCCACCGCCAGCAGCCATCTTTCGCGCCTCGTCGGCGGCGACCTCCTCGTGATGGAAAAGCAGGGACGCTGCCACTACTACCGGATCAAGTCGGCGGAGGTCGCCCACGCGATCGAGGGGCTGATGGTGGTGGCCTCGGCGCCGCGGCAGAGCTGGCCGCCCAATCACCGCGTCGAACCCGCTCTGCGCGACGCGCGCCTGTGCTACGACCACCTGGCTGGCCGCCTCGGTGTCGCGCTCTGCGACATGCTGCAGCGCCGCGGCCACGTCGTGCTGATGGACGAGGGCGGCGAGGTCACGCCGAGCGGCGCGCGCTTCCTGACCGGCCTCGGGGTGGATCTCCCGGGGGCGCGCCGCGCCAGGCGCCACTACTGCCGCGGCTGCATCGACTGGACCGAGCGCCGCCACCACATCTCGGGCGCGGTCGGCGCGGCCCTCGCGGCGACCTTCCTCGAGCGGCGCTGGATCGTCCGCGTTCCGGACAGCCGAGTGCTGACCGTCACCGCGCGCGGCAGGGAGAAGCTCGCCGAGCTGAAGGTTGCCGACTATGCCGGCGCGCCTGCTCCTCCGCGGCTGCGGGTGGTGGCGGGGCGGGCTTGA
- a CDS encoding enoyl-CoA hydratase: MSVTAPLLLEKDGAIGWIIFNQPEKRNAVSQEMWQLMPGYVDDLVSDDAIRVVVLRGAGDQAFVSGADISQFKDRRRNMADEAEYRRISARGGQALATMPKPLLAMIYGVCVGGGVGMALNCDLRLAADDARFGIPAARLGLGYHYNGMDKLMKLIGPAHTKELFFTARTDFSAQEALRWGLVNQVVPKAELESFTRDYALKISRNAPLTIGSAKTTVDMLLRPEAERDFGLLDKLIADCFNSEDYQEGVKAFGEKRRPVFKGR, encoded by the coding sequence ATGAGCGTCACGGCCCCGCTGCTGCTGGAGAAGGATGGAGCTATCGGCTGGATCATCTTCAACCAGCCGGAGAAGCGGAACGCGGTCAGCCAGGAGATGTGGCAGCTCATGCCCGGCTACGTGGACGACCTGGTCTCTGACGACGCCATCCGTGTGGTCGTCCTCCGAGGCGCCGGCGATCAGGCGTTCGTCTCCGGCGCCGACATCTCCCAGTTCAAGGACCGCCGCCGCAACATGGCCGACGAGGCGGAATACCGCCGCATCTCTGCCCGCGGCGGCCAGGCGCTCGCCACCATGCCGAAGCCGCTGCTCGCCATGATCTACGGCGTGTGCGTGGGCGGCGGCGTGGGCATGGCGCTCAACTGCGATCTCCGCCTCGCCGCCGACGACGCGCGCTTCGGCATCCCCGCCGCGCGCCTCGGGCTCGGCTACCACTACAACGGCATGGACAAGCTGATGAAGCTGATCGGCCCCGCGCACACAAAGGAGCTCTTCTTCACCGCGCGCACGGACTTCAGCGCGCAGGAGGCCCTTCGCTGGGGCCTCGTGAACCAGGTCGTGCCCAAGGCGGAGCTGGAGAGCTTCACGCGCGACTATGCCCTCAAGATCTCGCGCAATGCTCCCTTGACCATCGGTTCGGCGAAGACCACTGTGGACATGCTGCTACGGCCGGAGGCCGAGCGGGACTTCGGCCTCCTCGACAAGCTCATCGCCGACTGCTTCAACAGCGAGGACTACCAGGAGGGCGTGAAGGCCTTCGGCGAGAAGCGGCGCCCCGTCTTCAAGGGCCGCTGA
- a CDS encoding ABC transporter substrate-binding protein has product MDSDPRAVSRRDLLKLAGAAVMAGAAGSSLDLLRPGPAAAQTPKRGGVLRLAGFDAPHFDPFQTPHWWTFIYTSLTHGGLVRHKAGPSVPPGTLPIEPHLAESWEQPNDTTYIFKLRKGVRWHAKPPVNGRELVADDVVYTFQRALTVKGNPNRATFEEIDRIEALDRYTVRFTMNQPFAWFLNSPALTAILPKEAADKDGMFKTPETVIGTGPWMLERYEPNVRVSFVRNPNYFQSGLPYADAVEFRIDTDPASKLAAWLSGQYDFAPEIHMTFQRSDLDVVKRRKPNLQTAEYTWLISTFGVPKLEAEAFKDVRVRRALHMAVNLNEVIKVNPMGYGFGAPNPLVPAAMTEWAIPINQLTPEGRQLYEADPEGAKRLLAQAGQSGLKFPVESSGTWGTAFSDVVQAILSEWKRSGIETELKLKEGNAFIVSSLARSFEKMIITLRGGATTPDPYLMNLLPGRPQNVAGVNDPKLTEMILLQRRIFDEKKRREVLFDIQRHFAQQAYQLFVSPAARVISAWEPYVRNFAPNIGNDYGGRLMGVWLDR; this is encoded by the coding sequence ATGGACTCGGATCCCCGCGCCGTCAGCCGCCGTGACCTCTTGAAGCTCGCGGGCGCCGCCGTCATGGCGGGTGCCGCGGGCAGCTCCCTCGACCTGCTCCGTCCGGGCCCCGCCGCCGCCCAGACGCCCAAGCGCGGGGGGGTGCTACGCCTGGCGGGCTTCGACGCGCCGCACTTCGATCCTTTTCAGACCCCGCACTGGTGGACGTTCATCTACACGTCGCTGACGCACGGGGGGCTCGTGCGGCACAAGGCCGGGCCGAGCGTGCCGCCGGGTACGCTTCCCATCGAGCCGCACCTGGCCGAATCGTGGGAGCAGCCGAACGACACGACGTATATCTTCAAACTGCGCAAGGGCGTGCGGTGGCACGCCAAGCCGCCCGTCAACGGCCGCGAGCTCGTCGCGGACGACGTTGTCTACACCTTCCAGCGGGCGCTCACCGTGAAGGGCAATCCGAACCGGGCGACCTTCGAGGAGATCGACCGAATCGAGGCCCTGGACCGCTACACCGTGCGCTTCACCATGAATCAGCCGTTCGCATGGTTCCTCAATAGCCCGGCCCTCACGGCCATCCTGCCCAAGGAGGCGGCGGACAAGGACGGCATGTTCAAGACGCCGGAGACGGTGATCGGCACCGGGCCGTGGATGCTCGAGCGCTACGAGCCCAACGTGCGTGTCTCCTTCGTGCGGAACCCGAACTACTTCCAGTCCGGGCTGCCGTATGCGGACGCCGTCGAGTTCCGCATCGACACCGATCCCGCTTCGAAGCTCGCGGCCTGGCTCAGCGGCCAGTACGACTTCGCCCCCGAGATCCACATGACGTTCCAGCGCTCCGATCTCGACGTGGTGAAGCGCCGGAAGCCTAATTTACAGACGGCGGAGTACACGTGGCTGATCTCGACGTTCGGGGTGCCCAAGCTCGAGGCGGAGGCGTTCAAGGACGTGCGCGTGCGCCGCGCTCTCCACATGGCGGTCAACCTCAACGAGGTCATCAAGGTCAACCCCATGGGCTACGGCTTCGGCGCGCCCAATCCGCTCGTGCCGGCCGCGATGACGGAGTGGGCGATCCCGATCAATCAGCTCACGCCCGAGGGGCGGCAGCTCTACGAGGCCGATCCGGAAGGGGCCAAGCGACTCCTCGCCCAGGCGGGGCAGAGCGGGCTCAAGTTCCCCGTGGAATCGTCGGGCACCTGGGGCACCGCGTTCTCCGACGTCGTGCAGGCCATCCTCAGCGAGTGGAAGCGCAGCGGTATCGAGACCGAGCTCAAGCTCAAGGAAGGCAACGCCTTCATCGTCTCGAGCCTGGCCCGGAGCTTCGAGAAGATGATCATCACGCTGCGGGGCGGCGCGACCACGCCCGATCCCTACCTGATGAACCTCCTGCCCGGGCGCCCGCAGAACGTCGCCGGCGTCAACGATCCCAAGCTCACCGAGATGATCCTGCTGCAGCGGCGAATCTTCGACGAGAAGAAGCGTCGCGAGGTCCTCTTCGACATCCAGCGGCACTTCGCCCAGCAGGCCTATCAGCTCTTCGTGAGCCCGGCCGCCCGCGTGATCTCGGCCTGGGAGCCGTACGTGCGGAACTTTGCGCCCAACATCGGCAACGACTACGGCGGCCGGCTGATGGGCGTCTGGCTCGACCGCTAG
- a CDS encoding heterodisulfide reductase-related iron-sulfur binding cluster, whose product MAFDYKQYFGDILVAQNLMTRPDERIWRTAAPERDTEHHDIVLYLGCNVLRTSHMIQTVTAIFDRLGLDYIAVGGPTYCCGIVHHQNGDTAASTGMNRRTLEHFERYTPQEVVMWCPSCIYFYDEVQQLELPFPVSHTAEFLARRLGDLALAPVAPRRVAVHGHGVGEARLREGEAGRRLLGAVPGVTLVDLPPDTRFGRSCNPALMTNLGPEAWRALALGELDRALAMGADTFAGMYHGCQRQLCPFEAERPIAIEHYLTVFARALGIEFEDTFKKYRLWADPERIFADSTPCQQANGVDPERARDLIARTFVPLGAVTRGPGVGT is encoded by the coding sequence ATGGCCTTCGACTACAAGCAGTACTTCGGCGACATCCTGGTCGCGCAGAATCTTATGACCCGCCCGGACGAGCGCATCTGGCGGACGGCGGCCCCGGAACGCGACACCGAGCACCACGACATCGTCCTCTACCTCGGCTGCAACGTGCTCCGCACGTCGCACATGATCCAGACGGTCACTGCGATCTTCGACCGCCTGGGCCTCGACTACATCGCGGTGGGCGGCCCCACCTATTGCTGCGGCATCGTGCATCACCAGAACGGCGACACCGCGGCGTCGACGGGGATGAACCGGCGCACCCTGGAGCACTTCGAGCGCTACACGCCGCAGGAAGTCGTGATGTGGTGCCCGTCCTGCATCTACTTCTACGACGAGGTGCAGCAGCTCGAGCTGCCCTTTCCGGTGAGCCACACCGCCGAATTCCTCGCGCGGCGGCTCGGGGACCTGGCGCTGGCGCCGGTGGCGCCGCGCCGGGTGGCGGTGCACGGCCATGGAGTCGGAGAGGCGCGGCTGCGCGAGGGCGAGGCGGGCCGGCGGCTGCTCGGCGCGGTCCCGGGCGTGACGCTCGTCGATCTACCGCCCGACACGCGCTTCGGCCGGAGCTGCAACCCCGCGCTCATGACGAATCTGGGACCCGAGGCCTGGCGCGCCCTCGCGCTGGGCGAGCTCGACCGCGCGCTGGCCATGGGCGCCGACACCTTCGCCGGCATGTATCACGGCTGCCAGCGCCAGCTCTGCCCCTTCGAGGCGGAGCGGCCCATCGCCATTGAACACTACCTGACGGTATTTGCGCGCGCCCTCGGCATCGAGTTCGAGGACACCTTCAAGAAGTACCGCCTCTGGGCCGACCCCGAGCGCATCTTCGCCGACTCCACGCCCTGCCAGCAGGCCAACGGCGTAGATCCCGAGCGTGCCCGCGACCTCATCGCGCGCACGTTCGTGCCGCTGGGCGCGGTGACGCGCGGCCCCGGCGTCGGGACATAG